In Toxotes jaculatrix isolate fToxJac2 chromosome 12, fToxJac2.pri, whole genome shotgun sequence, the following are encoded in one genomic region:
- the LOC121191246 gene encoding spectrin family protein isoform X3 yields MSTISPTDFDSLEIQQQYNDINNRWDLAAETDWDNENSSARLFERSRIKALAETSSKKTMEWDHRDREPCLSPAAFVNQVQYSNILEGRFKQLQDEREAVQKKTFTKWVNSHLGRVTCRIGDLYTDLRDGRMLIRLLEVLSGEQLPKPTKGRMRIHCLENVDKALQFLKEQKVHLENMGSHDIVDGNHRLTLGLIWTIILRFQIQDISVETEDNKEKKSAKDALLLWCQMKTAGYPNVNIHNFTTSWRDGLAFNAIVHKHRPDLIEFDNLKRSNAHYNLQNAFNVAEKELGLTKLLDPEDVNVDQPDEKSIITYVATYYHYFSKMKALAVEGKRIGKVLDYAIEADQLIEKYETLASELLQWIEQTIVTLNDRQLANSLSAVQNQLQAFNSYRTVEKPPKFTEKGNLEVLLFTIQSKMRANNQKVYMPREGKLISDINKAWERLEKAEHERELALRNELIRQEKLEMLAARFDRKAAMRETWLSENQRLVSQDNFGTDLGAVEAATRKHEAIETDIGAYWERVAAVEAVAKELEAEGYHDVRRILARRDNVLRLWEYLKDLLAARRERLNAHRDLQRLFQEMRYIMDWMADMKGRLQSQDSGKHLHDVLDLLQKHTLVEADISARAERIKAVQGAAKRFTSYEQAYKPCEPGLVSEKVDLLGQAYEELGQLSGKRRERLEDSRRLWQFLWDLGEEAAWIREQEQILASGDCGRDLTSALHLLSKHEAFRDEMAARYGPLSNSIAAGEALVKEGHFGAPEVTERIQDIRAQWAHLEETTKLREQNLKEAVALHQFQTDANDMEAWIMETFRQVSSQEVGHDEFSTQTLARKQREIEEEIQSHRPLIDSLHEQVQALPQAYIEFPQVDGRLPAIEQRYEELESLSAARRQALEGALALYRMFSEADACQLWVEEKEQWLHGMEIPTKLEDLEVVQQRFDTLEPEMNNLGTRVTDVNQVAEQLLSSDNCSKDQIHQTRDQLNNRWAEFEQLVGQKKQALESALNIQNYHLECNEIQTWMKEKTKVIESTQSLGNDLAGVMALQRKLTGMERDLEAIQGKLDDLTKEAEKLAKEHPDQAGEIQGRLAEIQEVWEELNSTMKRREESLGEASKLQGFLRDLDDFQSWLSRTQTAVASEDIPTSLPEAESLLAQHESIKNEVDNYKEDYEKMRAVGEEVTQGQTDAQHMFLAQRLQALDTGWHELRRMWENRHSLLAQAFDFQTFLRDAKQAEAFLNSQEYVLSHTEMPTSLQGAEEAIKKHEDFLTTTEASEEKITGVVETGRRLINDSNANSDKIQEKVDSIQERHLKNKEAANELLTKLKDNRELQHFLQDGQELTLWINEKMLTAQDMSYDEARNLHSKWQKHQAFMAELASNKDWLDKIDKEGQALVAEKPELKPVVQQTLEDLQRQWEELESTTRTKAQCLFDANRAELFTQSCSALDVWLKNLEGQLQSDDYGKDLTSVNILLKKHQMLEHQMEVREKEVQSLQSQALALSQEDAGLAEVDGQQRRVTDNFSNLQEPLRLRRQQLLASKEAHQFNRDLEDEILWVKERMPLATSTDHGKDLPTVQLLIKKNQTLQKEIQGHQPRIDDIHRRGKTQSQVDGERQSVLEERLVELRDLWDQLIAETDKRHARLIEANRAQQFYADAAEAEAWMGEQELHMMSEEKAKDEQSALVMVKKHQTLEQALEDYAQTIHQLANSSRLMVTSEHPESERITLRQAQVDKLYAGLKDLAEERRGRLQERLRLTQLKREVDDLEQWIAEREVVAGSHELGQDYEHVTMLRDKFREFARDTSTIGQERVDGVNGLADDLIESGHPENASVAEWKDGLNEAWADLLELIDTRTQMLAASYELHRFHQDAMEVLGRVKEKREALPSDLGRDLNTVQHLHRQHNTFEHDIQALSGQVNQVQDDAARLQKAYAGEKADDIHRSEHAVTSAWEGLLEAGQARRLLLLDTVEKFRFFNMVRDLMLWMDGVNLQIDAHDSPRDVSSAGLVIANHQDIKSEIETRADSFTACIEMGNTLINNNHYAADEIREKLIQLQEKRDKINKKWQDKMDHLQIVLEVLQFGRDAYVAESWLAGQEPLVRAAELGSNVDEVESLIKRHEAFEKLAAAWEERFVLLEKLTTLEEQENQRRREEEERARRPPTPPPAEEVAQSETESQVHDSAARTSLDQTTLNQSVSVNGVHSDNDTSQGSESESVNGPGRDSGLASSRLEPSATLPSRGGAESEPETMEGMLCRKQEMESHSKKAASRSWQNVYCVLRKGSLGFYKDGKSASNGIPYHGEVPISLGEAVCEVAHDYKKRKHVFKLRLGDGKEYLFQAKDEAEMSSWIRSILGSIPTGPGDSPGGPRALSRAMTMPPISPSSGDAGGVTMRNKEGKEKDREKRFSFFGKKK; encoded by the exons CCATGGAGTGGGACCACAGGGACAGAGAGCCCTGCTTGTCCCCAGCAGCATTTGTCAATCAGGTGCAATACTCTAACATCTTGGAAGGACGGTTTAAACAGCTGCAAG ATGAGCGTGAAGCAGTGCAGAAGAAGACCTTCACCAAATGGGTGAACTCTCACTTGGGCCGAGTGACCTGCCGCATTGGTGACTTGTACACAGACCTGCGCGATGGCCGCATGCTAATCCGCCTTCTGGAAGTGCTCTCAGGAGAACAGCTG CCAAAGCCCACAAAGGGCCGGATGCGTATCCACTGCCTGGAGAATGTTGATAAAGCCCTGCAGTTTCTCAAGGAGCAAAAAGTCCATCTAGAAAACATGGGCTCACATGACATTGTGGACGGTAATCACCGTCTCACCCTGGGTCTCATTTGGACCATCATCCTTCGCTTCCAG ATCCAGGACATCAGTGTGGAGACAGAAGACAACAAGGAGAAAAAATCAGCTAAAGATGCCCTGCTGCTTTGGTGCCAAATGAAAACTGCTGG ATATCCCAATGTCAACATCCACAACTTCACTACCAGCTGGAGGGACGGTCTGGCGTTCAATGCCATTGTGCACAAACACAG ACCTGACCTGATTGAGTTTGACAACCTAAAGAGGTCCAATGCTCACTACAATCTCCAGAATGCTTTCAATGTGGCTGAGAAGGAACTGGGGCTAACCAAGCTGCTGGACCCAGAAG acGTCAATGTTGATCAGCCTGATGAAAAGTCCATCATCACCTATGTGGCGACCTACTACCATTACTTCTCCAAGATGAAAGCACTGGCAGTGGAGGGCAAAAGAATTGGCAAG GTGCTGGACTATGCTATTGAGGCTGACCAGCTGATAGAGAAGTATGAGACCCTggcctcagagctgctgcagtggatTGAGCAAACCATAGTGACGCTCAATGACAGACAGCTAGCTAATTCACTGAGTGCTGTGCAGAATCAGCTCCAGGCTTTCAATTCATACCGGACTGTGGAGAAACCCCCCAA attTACAGAGAAAGGAAATTTGGAGGTTCTCCTCTTTACTATCCAGAGCAAGATGCGCGCAAACAACCAGAAAGTCTACATGCCAAGAGAGGGCAAACTCATCTCTGACATCAATAAG GCATGGGAGCGACTGGAAAAGGCAGAGCATGAACGTGAGCTGGCACTGAGAAACGAGTTGATTCGCCAGGAGAAGCTGGAGATGCTCGCTGCTCGTTTTGACCGCAAAGCTGCTATGCGGGAGACATGGCTGAGTGAGAACCAGAGGCTAGTGTCTCAG GACAACTTTGGAACTGACTTGGGAGCAGTGGAAGCTGCCACCCGTAAACACGAGGCAATCGAGACAGACATTGGAGCATACTGGGAGCGTGTGGCTGCTGTGGAGGCTGTAGCCAAAGAGCTGGAGGCAGAGGGATACCACGATGTGCGGCGTATACTTGCACGAAGGGATAATGTGCTTCGACTCTGGGAATACCTGAAAGATCTTCTTGCTGCACGCAGGGAGCGTCTGAATGCCCATCGTGACTTACAGAGGTTGTTTCAGGAGATGCGCTACATCATGGACTGGATGGCAGACATGAAG ggTCGTCTGCAGTCTCAGGACAGTGGCAAACATTTGCATGATGTGTTAGACCTACTTCAGAAGCACACTCTGGTAGAGGCTGACATTTCAGCTCGGGCAGAGAGAATCAAGGCAGTGCAGGGAGCTGCAAAGCGCTTCACTTCCTATGAACAGG CCTACAAACCATGTGAGCCAGGACTAGTTAGTGAAAAGGTTGACCTGCTGGGTCAAGCCTATGAGGAGCTTGGTCAGCTTTCTGGGAAACGCAGAGAGCGCCTAGAGGACTCTCGCCGCCTGTGGCAGTTCCTGTGGGATCTCGGAGAGGAGGCAGCCTGGAtcagagagcaggagcagatCCTGGCTAGTGGAGACTGTGGGCGTGACCTCACGTCTGCTCTTCACCTGCTTAGTAAACATGAGGCTTTCAGGGATGAGATGGCAGCCCGCTATGGCCCCCTGAGTAACAGCATTGCTGCCGGGGAAGCTTTGGTTAAGGAGGGACACTTTGGAGCCCCAGAGGTCACAGAGAGGATTCAAGACATCCGTGCACAGTGGGCACATCTGGAAGAG ACAACTAAACTCAGAGAGCAGAATCTTAAGGAAGCTGTGGCTCTGCATCAGTTCCAAACAGATGCCAATGACATGGAGGCCTGGATCATGGAGACATTTAGACAGGTGTCAAGTCAGGAAGTGGGCCACGATGAGTTCTCCACCCAGACTCTAGCTCGTAAGCAGAGGGAGATAGAGGAGGAGATCCAGAGTCACCGCCCCCTCATCGACTCCTTGCATGAGCAGGTCCAAGCACTACCACAGGCCTATATAGAATTCCCTCAG GTGGATGGCCGCCTACCTGCTATTGAGCAGCGCTATGAAGAACTGGAGTCTCTGTCAGCCGCTCGCCGGCAGGCACTTGAAGGTGCACTGGCTCTCTACCGCATGTTCAGTGAAGCTGACGCCTGCCAGCTCTGGGTGGAAGAAAAGGAGCAGTGGTTACATGGCATGGAGATCCCTACCAAACTGGAGGACTTAGAGGTGGTGCAGCAGAG ATTTGATACTCTTGAACCTGAGATGAACAACCTCGGCACTCGTGTCACTGATGTGAACCAGGTGGCAGAGCAGCTCCTGAGCTCCGACAACTGTAGCAAAGACCAGATCCACCAGACAAGAGACCAACTGAACAACAG ATGGGCAGAGTTTGAACAACTGGTTGGTCAAAAGAAACAAGCCCTAGAGTCTGCCCTTAACATCCAAAACTACCACCTGGAGTGTAATGAGATCCAAACTTGGATGAAGGAAAAGACCAAGGTGATTGAATCTACTCAGAGCCTGGGCAACGACCTGGCTGGGGTGATGGCACTGCAACGCAAACTCACTGGCATGGAGAGAGACCTGGAGGCCATTCAG GGCAAATTGGATGACCTGACAAAGGAAGCAGAAAAGCTAGCCAAGGAACATCCAGATCAGGCAGGAGAGATCCAAGGACGCCTGGCAGAGATTCAGGAAGTGTGGGAAGAGTTGAACTCTACCATGAAGCGACGTGAGGAGTCACTGGGTGAAGCCAGCAAGCTGCAAGGCTTCCTTAGGGATCTGGATGACTTCCAGTCCTGGTTGTCCCGCACCCAGACAGCCGTGGCCTCAGAGGACATTCCCACTTCTCTGCCTGAGGCTGAGAGTTTGCTAGCCCAGCATGAGAGTATCAAGAATGAGGTGGATAACTATAAGGAGGACTATGAGAAGATGCGTGCAGTCGGCGAGGAGGTGACCCAAGGCCAGACAGATGCCCAGCACATGTTCTTGGCCCAGAGGCTCCAGGCACTGGATACTGGCTGGCATGAGTTGCGTCGCATGTGGGAGAATCGCCACAGTCTTTTGGCCCAAGCTTTTGACTTCCAGACTTTCTTGAGAGATGCAAAGCAGGCAGAAGCCTTCCTGAACAGCCAG GAGTATGTGCTGTCCCACACAGAAATGCCCACCAGTCttcagggagcagaggaggccaTTAAGAAGCATGAGGATTTCCTCACTACCACAGAGGCCAGTGAGGAGAAGATAACTGGTGTGGTGGAGACTGGACGGCGCCTCATTAATGACTCTAATGCAAACTCTGATAAGATCCAAGAAAAAGTTGATTCCATCCAGGAAAG gCATCTTAAGAATAAAGAGGCTGCAAATGAATTGCTGACGAAGCTTAAGGACAACCGTGAACTTCAGCACTTCCTCCAAGATGGGCAGGAG CTCACATTGTGGATCAATGAGAAGATGCTGACAGCACAGGACATGTCTTATGATGAGGCCAGAAATCTTCACAGCAAGTGGCAGAAGCACCAGGCCTTCATGGCAGAGCTGGCCTCTAACAAAGACTGGCTAGACAAAATTGACAAG GAGGGTCAGGCGCTTGTGGCAGAGAAGCCTGAGCTAAAACCCGTTGTCCAGCAGACCCTGGAGGACCTACAGCGTCAgtgggaggagctggagagCACCACCCGCACCAAGGCCCAGTGTTTGTTCGATGCTAACAGGGCAGAGCTCTTTACACAGAGCTGCTCCGCTCTAGATGTCTGGCTGAAAAACCTTGAGGGTCAGCTGCAGAGTGACGATTATGGCAAAGATTTGACCAGTGTCAACATCCTGCTCAAGAAGCACCAG ATGCTCGAGCACCAGATGGAGGTCCGAGAGAAGGAGGTGCAGTCCCTGCAGTCTCAGGCTCTGGCCCTGTCCCAAGAGGATGCCGGACTGGCTGAGGTAGATGGTCAGCAAAGGCGCGTCACTGACAACTTCTCAAACCTTCAGGAGCCCCTCAGACTCAGGAGACAGCAACTGCTCGCCTCCAAAGAAGCACATCAGTTCAACAGAGATCTGGAGGATGAAATT CTATGGGTGAAAGAGAGGATGCCCCTGGCGACCTCCACAGACCATGGAAAAGACCTGCCAACTGTTCAGCTGCTAATCAAGAAAAACCAG ACATTGCAGAAAGAGATCCAGGGCCACCAGCCCCGCATCGATGACATCCACAGACGAGGAAAGACTCAGAGCCAGGTAGATGGTGAGAGACAGTCTGTCCTAGAGGAGCGTCTTGTTGAACTGAGGGACCTTTGGGACCAGCTGATTGCTGAGACAGACAAGCGTCATGCCCGTCTAATAGAGGCCAATCGCGCCCAGCAGTTCTATGCtgatgcagcagaggcagaggcctGGATGGGCGAGCAGGAGCTGCACATGATGTCAGAGGAAAAAGCTAAG GATGAGCAAAGCGCACTGGTGATGGTCAAGAAGCACCAGACCCTTGAACAGGCACTTGAAGACTACGCTCAAACCATTCACCAGCTAGCCAACAGCAGCCGCCTCATGGTCACGAGTGAACACCCAGAGAG CGAGAGAATCACCTTACGGCAAGCCCAAGTGGACAAGCTGTATGCAGGGTTGAAAGACCTCGCTGAGGAGCGTCGTGGGCGGCTTCAGGAGAGACTGCGGCTGACCCAGCTGAAGCGGGAGGTGGATGACCTGGAACAGTGGATTGCTGAGAGGGAGGTGGTTGCTGGCTCCCATGAACTAGGACAGGACTATGAACATGTcaca ATGCTGAGGGACAAGTTCCGGGAGTTTGCTCGTGACACCAGCACCATCGGCCAGGAGCGTGTAGATGGTGTAAATGGACTGGCAGATGATCTGATTGAGTCGGGTCATCCTGAGAACGCCAGTGTGGCTGAGTGGAAGGACGGGTTAAACGAGGCCTGGGCAGACCTGCTGGAGCTGattgacacacgcacacaaatgtTGGCAGCCTCCTATGAGTTGCACCGCTTCCACCAGGATGCCATGGAGGTGCTTGGCCGTGTtaaggagaagagggaggcgCTTCCTTCTGACCTGGGCCGTGATCTGAACACTGTTCAACATCTACACAGACAGCACAACACTTTTGAACATGACATCCAGGCCCTCAGTGGACAG GTGAACCAGGTGCAAGATGATGCAGCACGGCTGCAGAAGGCTTACGCTGGAGAGAAAGCCGATGACATTCACAGGAGTGAACATGCCGTGACTTCTGCATGGGAGGGCCTGCTTGAGGCTGGTCAGGCCCGCAGGCTCCTcctgctggacactgtggagAAGTTCCGCTTTTTCAACATGGTGCGAGACCTCATGCTCTGGATGGACGGTGTCAACCTTCAGATTGACGCACATGACAGCCCCAG GGATGTATCGTCTGCAGGGCTGGTAATTGCCAATCATCAGGACATCAAGTCAGAGATTGAGACCAGGGCAGACAGCTTTACTGCCTGTATTGAGATGGGAAATACTCTCATCAACAATAATCACTATGCAGCTGATGAG attCGGGAGAAACTGATTCAACTCcaggaaaagagagacaagaTCAACAAAAAGTGGCAAGACAAGATGGACCATTTACAAATTG TGCTGGAGGTGTTGCAGTTCGGACGTGATGCCTACGTGGCAGAGTCTTGGTTGGCAGGGCAAGAACCTCTGGTGCGAGCAGCAGAGCTGGGCTCAAATGTGGATGAAGTAGAGAGCCTAATTAAGCGCCATGAGGCCTTTGAGAAACTTGCTGCAGCCTGGGAAGAGCGCTTTGTCCTGCTGGAAAAACTCACTACA CTCGAGGAGCAGGAGAACCAGAGGAggcgagaggaagaggagagggcgCGGCGACCCCCTACACCACCTCCAGCTGAAGAAGTGGCACAATCTGAGACGGAAAGTCAAGTGCATGATTCTGCAGCCAG AACCAGTCTGGACCAGACCACACTCAATCAGTCGGTGTCAGTGAATGGAGTACACAGTGACAATGACACATCTCAG GGCTCGGAGTCTGAGTCGGTGAACGGACCAGGTAGGGACAGTGGGCTGGCCTCTTCTCGCCTTGAGCCTTCTGCCACGTTACCAAGCAGGGGTGGAGCAGAGTCTGAGCCAGAAACCATGGAGGGGATGCTCTGTCGAAAACAGGAGATGGAGTCCCACAGCAAAAAGGCAGCTAGCAG GTCCTGGCAGAACGTGTACTGTGTCCTAAGAAAAGGAAGTCTCGGTTTCTATAAAGACGGCAAGAGCGCTAGCAATGGCATTCCATACCATGGAGAGGTACCCATCAGCCTCggagaggctgtgtgtgaggtAGCCCATGACTATAAGAAGAGGAAACATGTATTCAAGCTCag GCTAGGGGATGGAAAAGAGTATCTGTTCCAAGCAAAGGATGAG GCGGAAATGAGCTCCTGGATCCGGTCCATCCTCGGCTCCATTCCAACAGGGCCAGGAGACTCGCCCGGAGGTCCACGCGCCCTCAGCCGTGCCATGACGATGCCTCCCATCTCCCCCAGCTCAGGTGATGCTGGGGGTGTTACAATGCGCAacaaagaggggaaagagaaggaTCGTGAGAAGAGGTTCAGCTTCTTTGGCAAGAAGAAATAG